A window of Marinitoga sp. 38H-ov contains these coding sequences:
- the dtd gene encoding D-aminoacyl-tRNA deacylase encodes MRAVVQRVLESHVDVEGKTVGKIGKGILVLLGVGQNDTEKDIEWLADKIMNLRIFEDSEDKMNLSLLDIKGEILVISQFTLYGDCRKGRRPSYSTAANPEKGNEYYEKFIEYIEKKYNLKVEKGIFQADMKVHLINDGPVTLLLDSEKTF; translated from the coding sequence GTGAGAGCAGTTGTTCAAAGAGTTTTAGAATCACATGTAGATGTAGAAGGAAAAACTGTAGGAAAAATTGGAAAGGGTATTTTAGTATTATTAGGTGTAGGACAAAACGATACAGAAAAAGATATAGAATGGTTAGCAGATAAAATTATGAATTTGAGAATTTTTGAAGATTCAGAAGATAAAATGAATCTTTCTTTACTTGATATAAAAGGAGAAATCTTGGTTATTTCTCAATTCACATTATACGGAGATTGTAGAAAAGGGAGAAGACCTTCATATTCTACCGCAGCAAATCCAGAAAAAGGTAATGAATATTATGAAAAGTTTATTGAATACATAGAAAAAAAATATAATTTAAAAGTAGAAAAGGGTATTTTTCAAGCCGATATGAAGGTTCATTTAATTAATGATGGTCCTGTCACATTATTATTAGACTCAGAAAAAACATTTTAA